One genomic region from Hemitrygon akajei unplaced genomic scaffold, sHemAka1.3 Scf000069, whole genome shotgun sequence encodes:
- the LOC140722081 gene encoding uncharacterized protein, with protein MCCYQADRSQFPQSVMHSQRETLMEIHTGERPFTCSDCGKGFTCSSKLKVLQRVHTGERPFTCSDCGKGFTQSSQLQAHKSVHTGERPFTCSYCGEGYILSSQLLRHQSVHTGERPFSCSDCGKGFTQSSTLIAHQRVHTGERPFTCSVCGKGFTSSPEVKVHQRVHTGEQPFRCSDCGRRFTLSSHLMVHQRVHTGERPFTCSDCGKEFTRSSHLLAHQRVHTGERPFTCSDCGKGFTQSSQLKVHQRVHTAERPFTCSNCGKGFTQSSQLKVHQRVHTGQGHSAAQTVGRDSLSQPTYKHTGQFTLGRGRSQTQA; from the exons ATGTGTTGCTACCAAGCAGACCGATCACAGTTCCCGCAGTCTGTGATGCacagtcagcgggagacgctcatgga aattcacactggagagaggccgttcacttgctcagattgtgggaagggattcacatgcTCATCTAAATTGAAGGTActtcagcgagttcacactggggagaggccattcacctgctcagactgtgggaagggattcacacagtcatcccaactacaagcacacaagtcagttcacacgggggagaggccgtttacctgctcatactgtggggagggataCATTTTGTCATCgcagctactgagacaccagtcagttcacactggggagaggccgttcagctgctcagactgtgggaagggattcactcagtcatccacactaatagctcaccagcgagttcacactggggagcggccattcacctgctccgtctgtgggaagggattcacttcttcaCCTGaagtgaaggtacatcagagagttcacactggggaacagCCGTTcagatgctcagactgtgggaggagattcactttgtcatctcacCTAAtggttcatcagcgagttcacacaggggagcggccattcacctgttcagactgtggtaaggaattcactcggtcatctcacctattggcacaccagcgagttcacacaggggagcggccattcacctgttcagactgtggtaagggattcactcagtcatctcaactgaaggtacatcagcgagttcacactgcagagaggccgttcacctgctcaaactgtgggaagggattcactcagtcatcccaactgaaggtacatcagcgagttcacactgggcaaggccattcagctgctcagactgtgggaagggattcactcagtcagcccacctacaagcacactggtcagttcacactggggagaggccgttcacagaCTCAAGCCTGA